In Carassius carassius chromosome 19, fCarCar2.1, whole genome shotgun sequence, a single genomic region encodes these proteins:
- the LOC132095602 gene encoding E3 ubiquitin/ISG15 ligase TRIM25-like isoform X1 produces MADDQESLRCCVCLDFFKNPVIIPCGHRFCKDCITGLWDKDVCRCPQCKQTFPNKPVVTDWLQMKELSEKLMKMRPKEEEDEDAEAHEASCDSCTSRRTKAVQSCLTCVSSFCRNHLEKHNDLFGWKKHLLTEATDLQSKTCSLHGKLMDVFCRTDQKCVCVLCAIHEHKKHDSISASEERADRQIKLMETREKFQQNVRDREKDFKELKQAEDSITCSAQTAVSESERIFSEVLCSVQKTSVRVKELITERQRDELSRIEGLQEKVQQKISELRMKESELDQFLTTEDHIHFLQNYPKYISEKFQDLSNITENPKAYFRNVELLLSKMQERLLEVTKETEIKIRYGEAVPPKADAPVSSSFIVMSSLFS; encoded by the exons ATGGCGGACGATCAGGAATCTCTCAGGTGTTGCGTCTGTCTGGATTTCTTTAAAAATCCAGTCATAATTCCCTGTGGACACCGTTTCTGTAAGGATTGCATTACAGGTTTGTGGGATAAAGATGTGTGCAGATGTCCTCAGTGCAAACAAACTTTTCCCAACAAACCTGTTGTCACTGACTGGCTGCAGATGAAGGAGCTTTCTGAGAAACTGATGAAGATGAGACcaaaggaggaggaagatgaagatgcTGAAGCACATGAAGCGAGCTGTGATTCCTGCACCTCCAGAAGAACCAAAGCGGTGCAATCCTGCCTCACCTGTGTCTCCTCATTCTGCAGAAATCACCTGGAGAAGCACAATGATCTGTTTGGATGGAAGAAACATCTGCTGACCGAAGCCACGGATCTTCAGAGCAAAACCTGCTCTCTTCATGGGAAACTGATGGATGTCTTCTGTCGCACTGATCAgaagtgtgtctgtgtgctgtGTGCTATACATGAACACAAGAAGCATGACAGCATCTCAGCTTCAGAGGAAAGagcagacagacag ATCAAGTTAATGGAAACACGTGAGAAGTTTCAGCAGAACGTCCGAGACAGAGAGAAGGATTTCAAAGAGCTAAAGCAGGCAGAAGACTCCATCACA TGTTCAGCGCAGACGGCAGTCTCTGAAAGTGAGCGGATCTTCAGTGAAGTGCTGTGCTCCGTTCAGAAAACAAGCGTCCGCGTGAAAGAACTGATCACAGAGCGACAGAGAGATGAACTCAGTCGCATCGAAGGACTTCAGGAGAAAGTCCAGCAGAAGATCTCTGAGCTCAGGATGAAGGAGTCTGAGCTCGATCAGTTCTTGACCACTGAAGACCACATTCACTTCCTGCAG AATTACCCAAAATACATATCCGAAAAATTTCAAGATCTTTCCAACATTACTGAAAATCCAAAAGCCTATTTTCGCAATGTGGAGCTGCTGCTTTCTAAAATGCAAGAGCGATTGCTGGAGGTCACCAAAGAGACCGAGATCAAGATCAGATATGGAGAAG
- the LOC132095602 gene encoding E3 ubiquitin/ISG15 ligase TRIM25-like isoform X2, translating into MADDQESLRCCVCLDFFKNPVIIPCGHRFCKDCITGLWDKDVCRCPQCKQTFPNKPVVTDWLQMKELSEKLMKMRPKEEEDEDAEAHEASCDSCTSRRTKAVQSCLTCVSSFCRNHLEKHNDLFGWKKHLLTEATDLQSKTCSLHGKLMDVFCRTDQKCVCVLCAIHEHKKHDSISASEERADRQIKLMETREKFQQNVRDREKDFKELKQAEDSITKTSVRVKELITERQRDELSRIEGLQEKVQQKISELRMKESELDQFLTTEDHIHFLQNYPKYISEKFQDLSNITENPKAYFRNVELLLSKMQERLLEVTKETEIKIRYGEAVPPKADAPVSSSFIVMSSLFS; encoded by the exons ATGGCGGACGATCAGGAATCTCTCAGGTGTTGCGTCTGTCTGGATTTCTTTAAAAATCCAGTCATAATTCCCTGTGGACACCGTTTCTGTAAGGATTGCATTACAGGTTTGTGGGATAAAGATGTGTGCAGATGTCCTCAGTGCAAACAAACTTTTCCCAACAAACCTGTTGTCACTGACTGGCTGCAGATGAAGGAGCTTTCTGAGAAACTGATGAAGATGAGACcaaaggaggaggaagatgaagatgcTGAAGCACATGAAGCGAGCTGTGATTCCTGCACCTCCAGAAGAACCAAAGCGGTGCAATCCTGCCTCACCTGTGTCTCCTCATTCTGCAGAAATCACCTGGAGAAGCACAATGATCTGTTTGGATGGAAGAAACATCTGCTGACCGAAGCCACGGATCTTCAGAGCAAAACCTGCTCTCTTCATGGGAAACTGATGGATGTCTTCTGTCGCACTGATCAgaagtgtgtctgtgtgctgtGTGCTATACATGAACACAAGAAGCATGACAGCATCTCAGCTTCAGAGGAAAGagcagacagacag ATCAAGTTAATGGAAACACGTGAGAAGTTTCAGCAGAACGTCCGAGACAGAGAGAAGGATTTCAAAGAGCTAAAGCAGGCAGAAGACTCCATCACA AAAACAAGCGTCCGCGTGAAAGAACTGATCACAGAGCGACAGAGAGATGAACTCAGTCGCATCGAAGGACTTCAGGAGAAAGTCCAGCAGAAGATCTCTGAGCTCAGGATGAAGGAGTCTGAGCTCGATCAGTTCTTGACCACTGAAGACCACATTCACTTCCTGCAG AATTACCCAAAATACATATCCGAAAAATTTCAAGATCTTTCCAACATTACTGAAAATCCAAAAGCCTATTTTCGCAATGTGGAGCTGCTGCTTTCTAAAATGCAAGAGCGATTGCTGGAGGTCACCAAAGAGACCGAGATCAAGATCAGATATGGAGAAG